In Rattus norvegicus strain BN/NHsdMcwi chromosome 1, GRCr8, whole genome shotgun sequence, a genomic segment contains:
- the Clpb gene encoding mitochondrial disaggregase isoform X2, which produces MLSWPTTTASSRNYWVEYMEKQRKREAEERRRFPLEQRLKEHIIGQESAIATVGAAIRRKENGWYDEEHPLVFLFLGSSGIGKTELAKQTAKYMHKDAKKGFIRLDMSEFQERHEVAKFIGSPPGYIGHEEGGQLTKKLKQCPNAVVLFDEVDKAHPDVLTIMLQLFDEGRLTDGKGKTIDCKDAIFIMTSNVASDEIAQHALQLRQEALEMSRNRIAENLGDVQISDKITISKNFKENVIRPILKAHFRRDEFLGRINEIVYFLPFCHSELIQLVNKELNFWAKRAKQRHNITLLWDREVADVLVDGYNVHYGARSIKHEVERRVVNQLAAAYEQDLLPGGCTLRITVEDSDKQLLKSPELPSPQAEKRPPTLRLEIIDKDSKTHKLDIQAPLHPEKVCYTI; this is translated from the exons TACATGGAGAAGCAGAGGAAGCGTGAGGCAGAAGAACGGCGCCGCTTCCCActggagcagcgactgaaggagcACATCATTGGCCAGGAGAGTGCCATTGCTACCGTTGGTGCTG CGATCCGGAGGAAGGAGAATGGCTGGTATGATGAGGAGCACCCTCTAGTCTTCCTCTTCTTGGGATCATCTGGAATAG GGAAAACTGAGCTGGCCAAGCAGACAGCCAAGTATATGCACAAAGATGCCAAAAAG GGCTTCATCCGGCTCGACATGTCTGAGTTCCAGGAGCGACATGAG GTAGCCAAGTTTATCGGTTCTCCGCCAGGCTACATCGGCCATGAAGAAGGTGGCCAACTGACCAAGAAACTGAAACAGTGCCCAAATGCAGTAGTTCTCTTTGACGAGGTGGACAAGGCCCATCCAGATGTGCTCACCATCATGCTGCAGCTGTTTGATGAG GGCCGCCTGACAGATGGCAAGGGGAAGACCATTGACTGCAAGGATGCCATCTTCATCATGACTTCCAATGTAGCCAGTGATGAGATCGCCCAGCATGCATTGCAACTGAGACAGGAAGCTTTGGAGATGAGCCGAAATCGAATAGCTGAAAACCTTG GGGATGTCCAGATTAGTGACAAGATCACCATCTCAAAGAACTTCAAAGAGAATGTGATCCGACCCATCCTGAAA GCTCACTTCCGGAGAGACGAGTTTCTGGGAAGGATCAATGAGATTGTCTACTTCCTCCCTTTCTGCCACTCGGAGCTCATCCAGCTGGTCAACAAGGAACTGAACTTCTGGGCCAAGAGA GCCAAGCAGAGACACAACATCACACTACTGTGGGACCGCGAGGTGGCAGACGTGTTGGTTGATGGCTACAACGTCCACTATGGTGCCCGCTCCATTAAGCATGAG GTAGAGCGCCGTGTGGTAAACCAGCTGGCGGCAGCCTATGAGCAGGACCTGCTACCAGGGGGCTGCACCCTGCGTATCACTGTGGAGGACTCAGACAAGCAGCTCCTCAAGAGCCCTGAGCTGCCCTCGCCCCAGGCTGAAAAGCGTCCGCCTACACTGCGACTGGAGATCATTGATAAGGACAGCAAGACCCACAAACTGGACATCCAGGCACCACTCCACCCCGAGAAGGTGTGCTACACCATCTAG
- the Clpb gene encoding mitochondrial disaggregase isoform X3, translated as MEKQRKREAEERRRFPLEQRLKEHIIGQESAIATVGAAIRRKENGWYDEEHPLVFLFLGSSGIGKTELAKQTAKYMHKDAKKGFIRLDMSEFQERHEVAKFIGSPPGYIGHEEGGQLTKKLKQCPNAVVLFDEVDKAHPDVLTIMLQLFDEGRLTDGKGKTIDCKDAIFIMTSNVASDEIAQHALQLRQEALEMSRNRIAENLGDVQISDKITISKNFKENVIRPILKAHFRRDEFLGRINEIVYFLPFCHSELIQLVNKELNFWAKRAKQRHNITLLWDREVADVLVDGYNVHYGARSIKHEVERRVVNQLAAAYEQDLLPGGCTLRITVEDSDKQLLKSPELPSPQAEKRPPTLRLEIIDKDSKTHKLDIQAPLHPEKVCYTI; from the exons ATGGAGAAGCAGAGGAAGCGTGAGGCAGAAGAACGGCGCCGCTTCCCActggagcagcgactgaaggagcACATCATTGGCCAGGAGAGTGCCATTGCTACCGTTGGTGCTG CGATCCGGAGGAAGGAGAATGGCTGGTATGATGAGGAGCACCCTCTAGTCTTCCTCTTCTTGGGATCATCTGGAATAG GGAAAACTGAGCTGGCCAAGCAGACAGCCAAGTATATGCACAAAGATGCCAAAAAG GGCTTCATCCGGCTCGACATGTCTGAGTTCCAGGAGCGACATGAG GTAGCCAAGTTTATCGGTTCTCCGCCAGGCTACATCGGCCATGAAGAAGGTGGCCAACTGACCAAGAAACTGAAACAGTGCCCAAATGCAGTAGTTCTCTTTGACGAGGTGGACAAGGCCCATCCAGATGTGCTCACCATCATGCTGCAGCTGTTTGATGAG GGCCGCCTGACAGATGGCAAGGGGAAGACCATTGACTGCAAGGATGCCATCTTCATCATGACTTCCAATGTAGCCAGTGATGAGATCGCCCAGCATGCATTGCAACTGAGACAGGAAGCTTTGGAGATGAGCCGAAATCGAATAGCTGAAAACCTTG GGGATGTCCAGATTAGTGACAAGATCACCATCTCAAAGAACTTCAAAGAGAATGTGATCCGACCCATCCTGAAA GCTCACTTCCGGAGAGACGAGTTTCTGGGAAGGATCAATGAGATTGTCTACTTCCTCCCTTTCTGCCACTCGGAGCTCATCCAGCTGGTCAACAAGGAACTGAACTTCTGGGCCAAGAGA GCCAAGCAGAGACACAACATCACACTACTGTGGGACCGCGAGGTGGCAGACGTGTTGGTTGATGGCTACAACGTCCACTATGGTGCCCGCTCCATTAAGCATGAG GTAGAGCGCCGTGTGGTAAACCAGCTGGCGGCAGCCTATGAGCAGGACCTGCTACCAGGGGGCTGCACCCTGCGTATCACTGTGGAGGACTCAGACAAGCAGCTCCTCAAGAGCCCTGAGCTGCCCTCGCCCCAGGCTGAAAAGCGTCCGCCTACACTGCGACTGGAGATCATTGATAAGGACAGCAAGACCCACAAACTGGACATCCAGGCACCACTCCACCCCGAGAAGGTGTGCTACACCATCTAG